A DNA window from bacterium contains the following coding sequences:
- a CDS encoding ABC transporter substrate-binding protein codes for MKRTIQIFFCVFFVYACGKPGDPAVPRGGTVVIALSSDADMLNPVLSSGSNTGIILQFLFPDLAEHDFDSINGVDRLLPSLANSWEWINDGRSLVYHLRNDALWSDSVRITSYDIKFSYRLYGNPKVASPRRNYLNFLVKNSSGQTDFDRAIETPNDSTVIFNFSEVYQKNQQLLHTQLNFIPKHIFEWLDPEEVLTSLRNLEPVTGKHFKFNKWERKQEIVLVKNPNWKMPHEAYIDRVVFRIIPEMTTRIIELKTGAVDMVEGLTPEDAKDIQKNNPQFRIETQPYRRFEYVGWSNIDVELYKTGKHKIIRPHPLFGNKKVRIALTMAIHRDELVESWLGPYGQISTGPISPAFRWAYNDTLQPIPFDPARAKTLLAEEGWSDHDGDGVLDKNGFKFEFTMTTNSANPRREFALQKIQSDLKKIGIVCRSQLLESSVFNSGLRNKEYDAFITGNNVNMSIDLQPQFGSDLERNTFNAASYRNREVDSLLQITASIPDVQMAGPVFKELQRIIYYDQPVTFLYWYDNIVGINQRLRGTHVNILSPYYRYYDWYISDSAR; via the coding sequence TTGAAACGAACGATTCAAATCTTTTTTTGTGTTTTTTTTGTTTATGCATGCGGTAAACCCGGAGACCCGGCCGTGCCGAGAGGCGGCACCGTTGTTATTGCTCTCTCATCCGATGCCGATATGCTCAATCCCGTTTTGAGCAGCGGTTCTAATACAGGAATTATTTTGCAGTTCTTGTTTCCCGACCTGGCAGAGCATGATTTCGATTCGATCAACGGCGTTGACCGGCTGTTACCGTCACTTGCGAATTCATGGGAATGGATAAATGACGGACGGTCGCTGGTATATCACTTGCGAAATGATGCTTTGTGGAGTGACAGCGTTAGGATCACCTCATACGATATCAAATTCTCCTATCGGCTTTATGGAAATCCGAAAGTTGCGAGCCCCAGACGAAATTATCTAAACTTTCTTGTAAAGAATAGTTCAGGCCAAACTGATTTTGACCGCGCCATCGAAACGCCGAATGATTCGACGGTCATTTTTAACTTCTCAGAGGTCTACCAGAAAAATCAACAACTGCTTCATACACAACTTAATTTTATTCCGAAACATATTTTTGAATGGTTGGATCCGGAAGAGGTGCTAACGTCCCTTCGCAACCTGGAGCCCGTTACCGGAAAGCATTTCAAATTTAATAAATGGGAACGTAAACAGGAAATCGTTTTAGTTAAGAATCCGAATTGGAAAATGCCGCACGAAGCCTATATCGACCGTGTCGTGTTTCGTATCATTCCGGAAATGACAACCAGGATCATAGAATTAAAAACCGGGGCTGTAGATATGGTGGAAGGGTTGACGCCTGAAGATGCAAAAGATATTCAAAAAAATAATCCACAGTTTCGTATCGAAACGCAGCCGTACCGGCGTTTTGAATACGTGGGTTGGAGTAATATTGATGTCGAATTATACAAAACGGGCAAGCATAAGATCATTCGCCCGCATCCGTTATTTGGAAACAAAAAAGTTCGCATCGCCTTGACGATGGCCATTCATCGGGACGAATTGGTAGAAAGTTGGCTCGGACCCTACGGACAGATCAGCACGGGCCCGATATCGCCGGCTTTTCGCTGGGCTTATAACGATACCCTGCAACCGATCCCGTTTGATCCCGCGCGCGCGAAAACGCTGCTCGCCGAAGAGGGCTGGTCGGATCATGACGGCGACGGCGTTTTGGATAAGAACGGCTTTAAGTTTGAATTTACCATGACAACGAATTCCGCCAATCCAAGACGGGAATTTGCCTTGCAGAAAATTCAATCCGATTTGAAAAAGATCGGGATCGTTTGCCGCTCGCAATTATTAGAAAGCAGTGTGTTCAATAGCGGGTTAAGAAACAAAGAGTATGATGCATTTATTACCGGAAACAATGTTAACATGAGCATTGACCTGCAGCCACAATTCGGCTCCGATCTTGAGCGTAACACGTTTAATGCGGCTTCATACAGGAACAGAGAAGTAGACAGCCTGCTCCAAATTACAGCTTCCATACCGGACGTACAGATGGCCGGGCCGGTCTTTAAAGAATTGCAGAGAATTATTTATTACGATCAGCCGGTCACATTCTTATATTGGTACGACAATATTGTCGGAATCAATCAGCGATTACGCGGAACCCATGTAAACATTCTTTCGCCGTATTATCGTTATTACGACTGGTACATCTCGGATTCAGCACGGTAA